The DNA window GGCACATGATGTCCGTCTACCCTCATTAATGACACTAATTGAGATCACCTGGTCACCGTGCATTACTATTTCTCCCTTGGAAAAAAGGCCAAATAGAGGTTTGTGGAGCACAAGCATGATATTCATCGGTGACTCCTTTTCTGAGAACTTCTATTCAAAGCCTGCTAAACATTTCTAATGGAAAATATCTGGCTTTAAAATGTACCTCAGTAGTAGGTGGCTTTGGAGTGACTGGATCAGAGTGTCTGTTGTTTCAGACCAGGAGCTGGAGCAGAGCTGGCCTGGAGGAGAGCTGGCCTGGTTGTGGCTGCTGTCCTTGGCAATCAGGGCAGGGATTTCTGTGTGGCTGACTCTCTCCCAGGGTCAGCGTGGATTATCTAGTTAAGGAATGACTGCATTGTTCAGAATGGAAGTGACAAGCTGATAGCCTGGCTCATCAGCATGATGAAAGGCAAGGAGGAAGATACATTTCAATACCTTATTTTAAGTCCCTATTTGCAGGAACTGGGTCATCCTTCCTGTCCTTCAAGAAGCATTTACTTCAGGAAATTCACGATGATGAAAAATCTTGAGTTGCAAAAATTTTCTGCACTGTGCCAGAGAAGCAAgttataatggaagaaaaaagcaggtggcagaggtgggaggggggacctGAATACCTTCTCGGGTATAATGATTTAGGGTCAGAaaattccaagtttttatttatttgaagtctGCCTTTCTCCTCTAGTAGCCATGTGACTGGAATCACTgaagttctctgagcctcagtttatctttatctttctgaATGAGATTTAAAACAATTAGAATCCCTATAAGGTTGTTATGTAGATTAAATATGGTCATgtacaggggttcctgggtggctcagttgattaagcatccgacttcagctcatgatctcatggttcatgagtttgagccccacatcgggctctgtgctgatggctcagagcctgaagcctgcttcggattctgtgtctccctctctctctgctcctcccccactctctctccccctccccctctctctcaaaaataaataaacattttaaaaaatttttacatatggtAATGTACAGTATTTTCTGAATTGGGAAGTGTCAAGTGCGTGTAAGGAGTTTTTCTGTCATCCCATGTGAAAGCTTCTCTTAGGAGATAGAAACAACTCCTGTCTTCTCCTGGGCATCAAGGGAGCTGCTTGCAATTATAAAACTTTAACAGCCATTTAGAAACCTTAGCAGAAATTCATAAGGGCAAGAATTAGCACAGGGGACAAGAAAGAAACCTGAggctgaaggaaggagagaatatgATGAATAGGTGTGCAAGATGACTTTCAGGGGAGTGGGGCAGGTAGAGGGGCTGCTTTTGGTGAAGCAAAGCTAAAGCCTTTTTTCAGGAGATGGAATTTAAACTGGGCTGTGAATATGAGAAAGTTCTTACAGCCAAAGGTAAAAAGATCCAGTCTCCAGCCAGAGCAATTCCTGTTTGGAGTATAGATTGAGAACTACTCCTGCGTCTTTCACCCCATGAACTGACCTACCTACTTGGAGTATTTCTGCAGTCTTCTGACTGCTGAGAATGGGCCACATTTTTGCCAAGGGCCTCAACAGGGGcacattcccttttctccagccTAAGTACAGGAGAGCCCTCTGGCTGAGGTGGGGGTGCAGGTGCGGTTTGTATCCAAGGAAGATGACTGGGATTGCCAAGATGGGGTGAGCCTAAGGAAATAGGCatcatttgtctttatattttaaatctgatTCCTTTCAGGGGTTGTGAAGAAGTGTGTGAGCCCCACCCATGCACTGGTGGGCTTCAGGTATGGAGACACCAAGGTTGTGCCCACCTCATTCATCATGCCTGTCGGGGGTGCCATGCCCTGCCCACTGCTCCAGGTACCTGCTACAGCAATCTTCTCTGGGGGCACTTTCCACCATCCCCACAGTTGTGGATAATGGGATGGTGAGGCCACTGCTGGGCCTTTGCTAAACATCTGGTTGGGCTCCTCTTGGGAGCTTGTGTTTGAGCAGGAAAAGCAGTGGCCCCTGTTCCTCTGGCCTCTTGCCTGGTGACTTTCTTGCTCCGTTTTCATCTGCTAACCCCCTATTGGGTAGTCTCATGACTGCACAGACTGGATTGCATTAGCACCTGTGGCCCTTGTCACTTTACAGAAGATGGTCGTGGAAGGGAGTTGCTATAACTGCTAACTcccttaaaactttattttattatttttttttagtttatttattttgagagagaaagtgcatgtgcaagtggtgaaggggcagagagagatggagagaatcccaagcaggctctgcctcagtgcagagcccgatgcggggctcgaactcatgaactgcaagatcacaacctgagccgaaatcaagagtcagacacttaactgactgagccacccaggtgccccaacaactgCCCTTGAAACTTTTAACTGCAAAAGATTATATTAAAACAGATTTAATAACAAGGGCAGAAGTAGCACTTTCCTTGACATTGTAGTCAGTTAATGCCAGACCTTGATGCCATAATGCAGTTACACCTGAACATGCACTCCACAGGTGAGCTGGGCTGATGTGCTCTCCTCTGCATATGAATTCATAAAAGCTGTGCAGCCTCTGTCCCATCCTCCTGCCACTACCTGCATCTCAGTGCCCAGGCCAGAGAGTAGACCGACAGCCTCCCAGACTTCCACCACTGCCATTCCTTGGACGGGGAGCTGGGAGGAAAAGCGCCGTGAGCACTCCCAGGATTCCATGTTGGTTGTCTGCTGCCACCTCCCCGAGCTGACCCAGAGCACCTGTCGGTGCACTCTGTCCCAGACAGATGGTCCTGTCCATCTGACAAGTGCCCAACAGCCTCTGCATGCCCCTTCACAAGATCTCCCTTCTTCCAGAAGCTGTCTCTTTGTAACTTTTGCCCATGGATTCCAGGCATGTGCTTGGCGGCAACATTAAACAAACCTCCTTTCCTTTTGGTGACGGCCCTTCAGATCAATGAGGACACTGTTTGTATCCCTCCTTGTCTTTATGTGAAATAGGTTACTTTAACCAGTCTTTGTAGGATATGGTTTCCAGACCTCTGGCCATCTTGCATCTTGCTGGCCATCCCCAGGATCCTTGTCAGGTGAAGAAGTCCTGCTAAAATGGGGCTCCCCCAAACTGATCACAGAATTCTGGGTGTGGCCCAGTGAGCCTGGAGAAGTTTGAAACCATTGATTCTTTcttagtagagaaaaaaatatgtgtttgaaTTGTAGCATTAGTACTTGCTCACCATCTTggggtattttaaaatatttgctatggCATGATGTTCTCATCTACAGGTTGGAGATTATGTCTTTGCCAAAATTGTGATACCCAACGGATTTGACTTCTATGTCCCTGCCATTGTCATAGCACTTCCGAATCAGGATATGGCCGAAGATAAATTCTACACAGTTTTGAAGTGTAACAACCGGAGAGTAAGTAGGCTTTCAGGGAGGAAAGGGCTTTCTCACTAGGCAGAAGGTAGCTTCTTTTACCCCTACTCTCCTGGGCAATGCCTCTCTTTCCTGGCTCTGCCAGACGTACTGAAGGAATGATTTCCTTGGCTGTACATGTTCCCTTTGCACATCCAGTCTTCAACACAAAATCTACCCTTAGTA is part of the Panthera uncia isolate 11264 unplaced genomic scaffold, Puncia_PCG_1.0 HiC_scaffold_1148, whole genome shotgun sequence genome and encodes:
- the LOC125916781 gene encoding von Willebrand factor A domain-containing protein 3B-like, yielding MPVGGAMPCPLLQVGDYVFAKIVIPNGFDFYVPAIVIALPNQDMAEDKFYTVLKCNNRREFCPRSALIKISQNKYALSCSHIKSPPIQEDPKV